One Melospiza georgiana isolate bMelGeo1 chromosome 12, bMelGeo1.pri, whole genome shotgun sequence genomic window carries:
- the LOC131088530 gene encoding nuclear cap-binding protein subunit 2, whose translation MSGLLHTTLSGLNSDSYCEISQYRDQHFRGSRQLQEKSLKISSTLYVGNLSFYTTEEQIQELFSKCGDVKRIVMGLDKIKKTPCGFCFVEYYTRADAEHAMRFINGTRLDDRIIRTDWDAGFKEGRQYGRGKTGGQVRDEYRTDYDVGRGGFGKIIQMQKANHQPAIY comes from the exons ATGTCGGGGCTGCTGCACACCACGCTCAGCGGGCTCAACAGCGACTCGTACTGCGAGATCAGCCAGTACCGCGACCAGCACTTCCGG GGtagcaggcagctgcaggagaaatCGCTGAAGATTTCCTCCACGCTGTATGTCGGCAATCTGTCCTTCTACACCACCGAGGAGCAGATCCAGGAGCTCTTCTCCAAGTGCGGGGATGTCAAGAGGATTGTCATGGGGCTGGACAAGATCAAGAAAACCCCCTGTGGCTTCTGCTTTGTAGA GTACTACACGAGAGCAGACGCTGAGCACGCCATGAGGTTCATCAACGGCACGCGGCTGGACGACCGCATCATCCGCACGGACTGGGACGCAGGCTTCAAGGAGGGGAGGCAGTATGGGAGAGGAAAGACTGGAGGACAG GTGCGAGATGAATACCGGACAGACTACGATGTGGGAAGAGGTGGCTTTGGCAAGATCATCCAGATGCAGAAGGCAAATCACCAGCCTGCAATCTATTAA